The DNA segment GTGCGAGGTCAGGCAGCAACGGCGCGACCGTTTCATAAACCGCAAGCCCGGCGGCGAAGGCGAAGCTGGCCGCTGGCGGATCGCCGGGGCCGAGGCGGATGACGGTCGAGCCCATGAAATTGCCCGCCCCGTCGCTCCAGCGGCGCCCCTGCCGCCCACGCCCCGCGCTCTGGCGGTCAGCGACGAGCCAGCTGCCTTCGGGCATGGGTTCCCCGGCGGCAAGCGCGGCAAGGACGTCGGCGTTGGTCGATCCGGTCTCCGCGACCGTGCGAATGCTGCTCAAGAGATCAGGCGATACGGAACAGTGCGTTCGCCGCCGCGCCGCTGACATCGCCCAGCCATCCGGTCGCGAAATAGCCCAGCGGGGAGATCGCGAGCACGCAGGCGATCAGCACGGTCCAATGCCCGGCCGGGCTCCGCGTTTCGGGCGCGCTAGCCGGCTCGTCGAACATCATCACCTTGATGACCTTGAGGTAGTAGAACGCGCCGATCACGCTGCCGATCACCGCGATAACGGCGATCGCGAACAGTCCCGCCTGCACCGCCGCCTGGAACACGACCAGCTTGGCGTAAAAGCCAAGCAGCGGCGGAATACCGGCGAGGCTGAACATCAGCAGCAAGAGGCACAGGGCGATGGCGGGGCGGGTGCGCCACAGCCCGGAAATGTCGGCCAACGTCTCGAGTGGTTTGCCCTCAGCATCCTGCAGCATGAGCAGCGCGGCGAAGCTGCCCAGCGTCATCGCGACATAGATCGCCATGTAGATTGCGACCGAAGCCGCGCCCGCCGGGGTTGCGCAGGCGAGCCCGATCAACAGGAAGCCGATATTGTTGATCGCGCTATAGGCCATCAGGCGTTTGAGGTTCTGCTGCCCGATCGCGCCCAGCGCGCCGACCACGATCGAGGCAAGGGCCACGAAGACGACGATCTGCCGCCAGGCCTCCGCCTCGCCGCCGAACGGCCCCAATGCGAGCCGCATCAGCATCCCGACCGCCGCGACCTTGGGCGCGCTCGCGAAGAAGGCCGTGACCGGGGTCGGCGCGCCTTCGTAGACGTCGGGCGTCCACATGTGGAACGGCACCGCGGCGATCTTGAACGCCGCCCCGGCAAGGACGAAGACAACACCGAAAAGCGCGCCCATCGGGAAACTTCCGTCGAAGGCGGCGCGGATGCCGGGATAGCTCGTCGTACCGGCGAAGCCATAGACGAGGCTCATGCCGTAGAGGATGATGCCCGAGGCGAGCGCGCCGAGGATGAAGTACTTCAAACCCGCCTCGTTCGACCGCCAGTCGTTCCTGAGGAAGCTTGCGAAGATGTAGCTCGACAGACTCGACATCTCGAGCCCGATGTAAAGCGTCATGAGGTCGTTCGCGGAGACCATCATGCCGGCGCCGACCGCGCTGAACAGAATCAGCACGGGGTATTCGCCGCGATAGGCGCTGCGTTCGGCAAAGAAGCGACGGGTCATCATGAGGCAGGCGGCGGTCGCGAGATAGATCAGCACCTTGGCGAAGCTGCCGAAAGCATCGACCCGGTACAGACCGCCA comes from the Qipengyuania sediminis genome and includes:
- the nuoN gene encoding NADH-quinone oxidoreductase subunit NuoN, whose product is MDFATSLYLTGAEIGLSLTGLTLLLVVAWTGARTARAVTILAAAALFGAAIFTAGALWRESPAADAFGGLYRVDAFGSFAKVLIYLATAACLMMTRRFFAERSAYRGEYPVLILFSAVGAGMMVSANDLMTLYIGLEMSSLSSYIFASFLRNDWRSNEAGLKYFILGALASGIILYGMSLVYGFAGTTSYPGIRAAFDGSFPMGALFGVVFVLAGAAFKIAAVPFHMWTPDVYEGAPTPVTAFFASAPKVAAVGMLMRLALGPFGGEAEAWRQIVVFVALASIVVGALGAIGQQNLKRLMAYSAINNIGFLLIGLACATPAGAASVAIYMAIYVAMTLGSFAALLMLQDAEGKPLETLADISGLWRTRPAIALCLLLLMFSLAGIPPLLGFYAKLVVFQAAVQAGLFAIAVIAVIGSVIGAFYYLKVIKVMMFDEPASAPETRSPAGHWTVLIACVLAISPLGYFATGWLGDVSGAAANALFRIA